The following coding sequences lie in one Syngnathus scovelli strain Florida chromosome 1, RoL_Ssco_1.2, whole genome shotgun sequence genomic window:
- the LOC125984157 gene encoding transmembrane protein 88-like, translating to MSMTLEKGAHHQVLDLSEELPPHHHPHSNHQSLASTPAVAGGGRETPSRVVVPPPYSAAEGGAGGETPLELRGSLDCWACSVLVTAQNLVIAAVNACLAALVFGSILTPAIVMVFFGFLCHSTVRPHGTSMYCSDLLTDGGCVALLVVGFLLVTPLLVLALAAYCRLARHLQLGLCFIPYSRAVYKNLPASQHRGLGGCCGGRDGVGGGGKGKVWV from the exons ATGAGTATGACGCTGGAGAAGGGGGCGCACCATCAGGTCCTGGATCTTTCTGAGGAGCTGCCGCCTCACCATCACCCTCACAGCAACCACCAATCTCTGGCCTCCACTCCTGCGGTGGCGGGAGGGGGCAGGGAGACGCCCTCACGGGTGGTGGTGCCCCCACCTTACTCCGCAGCCGAGGGCGGGGCGGGCGGCGAGACCCCGCTGGAGCTACGGGGGTCCCTGGACTGCTGGGCCTGCTCGGTTCTGGTGACAGCTCAGAACCTTGTCATCGCCGCCGTCAATGCCTGCCTGGCCGCGCTGGTGTTTGGTAGCATCTTGACGCCAGCCATCGTCATGGTGTTCTTCGGGTTCCTCTGCCACTCCACG GTGCGACCCCACGGGACGAGTATGTACTGCTCCGACCTGCTGACGGACGGAGGCTGCGTGGCTCTACTGGTGGTGGGCTTCCTGCTGGTGACGCCTCTGCTGGTGCTGGCCTTGGCCGCATACTGCCGCCTGGCCAGGCACCTCCAGCTGGGCCTGTGCTTCATCCCGTACAGCCGGGCCGTGTACAAGAACCTACCGGCCAGTCAGCATCGTGGACTAGGGGGTTGCTGCGGAGGCCGGGATGGGGTGGGTGGCGGGGGCAAGGGAAAGGTCTGggtatga